From a region of the Pyrococcus kukulkanii genome:
- a CDS encoding DNA cytosine methyltransferase, translated as MRKVSALILLLVMSSMLLIPAVRAGTYYSKLSTVGLKLGGVLKFGDYEVKFKDVTSTWDKVMIDIYHGGTLVKSLTLQEGEQGYYPSQDDAKIIVKISGIWEDKGVVYITVSTPMKILEEKLVLSEGSSYTLPSLFPRYTFKVVDIPEDDKVKVKVTYPDGTSVYKVLDKTTPIQVSYKVSSELTQSPVVVVELVEAKKNDEAVVNIYVPELFFTNPQVINPGEEEEGQPVEEADIVQSVYEGILYVGESLTVEYNSTIYKINLVSVGYYSRFKLLDSNGNLMEEFTIREGTGYTSTKAPIRVEIPPNGVDLTYNRTYIKVYTPVGGVAKPIIREAKVTAELSVSEKSLLLGGDELIVFIKVKNVGKGNAFQVKVIAPVPNNFELRSGIGAWILSRLEPFSEMPVLVYTLKPKAVGTYTLGPVVVEYYDEAGKKVTVKSNIIEKITVYSTPQIKLKAAGFSNSSWSNYIKTEENSTIKLRFVVSATGANPEYEFIKNAKLTVNLGGFLDGEDEIYLGTIKAGEEKVVDAQYLVLKQGLYPVSVALKYQDPLGNWHIVNYPNLVLVDSVPPKVKVLVKTETKVIEKLPSPEELPTIVEDILKQQSNPAPLASRIQNVTAKFTTPKKEPNYKAIATVLGALVVVLGLVAIGTGYYMTKYKEELRKLRAKKKKPRPGGLPKRSEDEKEVKEINVVQ; from the coding sequence ATGAGAAAGGTTAGTGCTTTAATTTTACTCCTGGTAATGTCATCAATGTTATTAATTCCGGCCGTTAGGGCAGGAACGTATTACTCAAAGCTTTCGACCGTAGGTCTAAAACTTGGGGGAGTACTAAAGTTTGGGGATTATGAGGTAAAGTTCAAGGACGTTACAAGCACTTGGGACAAGGTGATGATAGATATATATCATGGAGGGACCCTCGTAAAATCTCTAACCTTGCAAGAGGGAGAGCAAGGATATTATCCTTCCCAGGATGACGCAAAGATTATAGTAAAGATCTCAGGAATATGGGAAGATAAGGGAGTTGTTTATATTACAGTCTCAACACCCATGAAGATCCTTGAAGAGAAGCTTGTACTAAGTGAGGGCTCTTCATATACACTTCCTTCCCTGTTCCCACGGTACACGTTTAAAGTAGTCGATATACCCGAAGATGATAAGGTAAAAGTTAAAGTTACATATCCTGATGGCACTTCTGTGTACAAAGTTCTTGACAAAACTACTCCAATCCAGGTCTCATACAAGGTTTCGAGCGAACTAACTCAATCCCCAGTTGTTGTGGTTGAACTTGTTGAGGCAAAAAAGAACGATGAAGCCGTAGTCAATATTTATGTCCCCGAACTGTTTTTCACTAATCCCCAAGTCATAAACCCTGGGGAAGAGGAGGAAGGGCAACCTGTTGAAGAGGCAGATATAGTTCAGTCCGTCTATGAAGGAATTCTGTACGTTGGGGAAAGCTTAACGGTGGAATACAATAGCACAATATACAAAATAAACCTCGTCAGTGTCGGTTATTACTCAAGGTTTAAGCTCTTGGACTCTAACGGTAACCTCATGGAAGAATTTACGATACGAGAAGGGACTGGTTACACATCAACTAAGGCTCCAATAAGAGTCGAGATTCCCCCAAATGGAGTCGATTTAACGTACAATAGGACATATATAAAGGTCTACACTCCAGTAGGAGGAGTGGCTAAGCCCATTATAAGGGAAGCGAAAGTTACTGCCGAGTTAAGTGTTAGCGAAAAATCCCTTCTATTGGGAGGAGACGAGTTAATAGTGTTCATAAAGGTTAAGAACGTAGGAAAAGGCAACGCCTTCCAAGTTAAAGTGATAGCGCCAGTTCCGAATAACTTTGAATTAAGGAGTGGAATTGGAGCGTGGATTCTTAGTAGACTTGAGCCCTTCTCCGAGATGCCAGTGCTAGTTTATACATTAAAACCAAAGGCGGTGGGTACGTATACCCTTGGTCCCGTTGTAGTGGAGTATTACGATGAAGCCGGGAAGAAAGTTACAGTTAAGTCGAACATAATAGAGAAGATAACCGTGTATTCGACGCCTCAAATTAAGTTAAAGGCCGCTGGGTTCTCGAATTCGTCATGGTCTAATTACATAAAGACAGAGGAGAACTCTACGATAAAGCTGAGGTTTGTAGTATCGGCGACTGGGGCAAACCCCGAATATGAGTTTATAAAGAATGCAAAGCTCACCGTTAATCTTGGGGGATTTTTAGATGGTGAAGATGAGATATACTTAGGGACGATAAAGGCTGGAGAGGAAAAAGTAGTTGACGCTCAATACTTGGTATTGAAACAAGGGCTTTATCCAGTTAGCGTTGCATTAAAATATCAAGACCCCTTGGGCAATTGGCATATTGTTAATTATCCGAACTTGGTCTTGGTTGATAGCGTACCTCCAAAAGTGAAGGTGTTGGTCAAAACCGAAACCAAAGTCATCGAAAAGCTACCATCACCAGAAGAACTTCCAACTATAGTCGAGGATATCCTTAAACAACAGAGTAATCCAGCTCCCCTGGCTTCAAGGATCCAGAATGTGACTGCAAAGTTCACCACTCCCAAAAAAGAACCAAACTATAAAGCGATAGCAACAGTACTTGGTGCTCTTGTCGTTGTCCTTGGTCTGGTGGCAATAGGCACTGGATATTATATGACAAAGTACAAGGAAGAGCTAAGGAAGCTTCGGGCTAAAAAGAAAAAGCCCAGGCCAGGTGGTCTCCCAAAGAGGTCTGAGGATGAAAAGGAAGTCAAAGAAATAAATGTTGTTCAATAA
- a CDS encoding prenyltransferase/squalene oxidase repeat-containing protein, whose protein sequence is MRWISPLILMMILLAPVSAVEMLDFSVNVAKAYPDEERTERLSIIVMALSQALNKTPSLSAEDVWRKVEKLISWQNDDGGWGYFYGSISSVPDTGYALIGLKYAYEAFKNEPEKREEIRVAILNGIRYLERAFSGNGWGYLPGMIPDYRSTLLASAALTLLGEDLDLVRRAYPIIKEKLPSDPYLLHLWITVAYNMEGKIPEESLKHFGNQEGAMALEAYTLLSLKGLDFQTALLLAELEEYRHNWTDKYYPLYSTMAFSLVSENVVGPSEDKLKKVCTILEASQNDDGGWGVYVGSPSSASVTYFVLDSLRICNPMSEAVKRGLEYMRGIYKRDMEEIKFDKYLRQSYLFALLSLLEYRNLTYSEREEAKSLILSSFWGDKFGKQPLITALAIKALTMLGVPKTDKVIEENLDWLMEMKENGGWGFIFETDLSSWYFAPMYPETTVILYLIKDLVRPNDVQDVVEYVKDNPPRQAWELLSAYLTLKEMGINQSIEVEIQEPGKSPLYDSFLVKYYTVNPEVPRVNIYTVISKFRNSSVKIISTDPGLSTIVAKGLENVLSANTSIRLTELIRIPESGDYILIYPVGRVDVSRYNSDVKIYIRAGHLTLNGVPLSGDGTLIIIPGRNRDGELLFVLYRGEGYKDIANLIFNSPILKYLHGKAVIASWVDTNKDGKVQVEELSVKFL, encoded by the coding sequence ATGAGGTGGATTAGTCCCTTAATATTAATGATGATCCTTTTGGCTCCAGTATCTGCCGTCGAGATGCTCGACTTTTCGGTGAATGTTGCTAAGGCCTATCCAGATGAAGAGAGAACTGAAAGGCTCAGCATAATTGTGATGGCTCTCTCCCAGGCCTTAAATAAGACTCCTTCCTTGTCAGCTGAAGATGTATGGAGAAAGGTTGAGAAGTTAATTTCATGGCAGAATGATGATGGGGGATGGGGATATTTTTATGGTAGCATTAGTTCAGTCCCCGATACGGGTTATGCCCTCATAGGGTTAAAGTACGCGTACGAGGCATTTAAGAATGAGCCTGAGAAGAGAGAGGAGATAAGGGTTGCGATACTGAACGGGATAAGATACCTGGAAAGGGCCTTTAGTGGAAATGGTTGGGGTTACCTCCCAGGAATGATTCCGGATTATAGAAGTACACTGCTTGCTTCAGCGGCTTTAACTCTTTTAGGAGAGGACTTAGACTTAGTGAGGAGGGCATATCCAATTATTAAGGAGAAACTCCCAAGCGATCCTTACCTCCTGCATTTGTGGATAACAGTTGCATACAACATGGAAGGTAAGATTCCAGAAGAATCCCTGAAGCATTTCGGTAACCAAGAGGGTGCCATGGCCCTTGAGGCCTATACCCTCCTGAGCCTAAAGGGATTGGACTTTCAAACAGCATTACTGTTGGCAGAACTTGAGGAGTACAGGCACAATTGGACGGACAAGTACTATCCCTTGTACTCCACGATGGCGTTTTCCTTGGTCTCAGAGAACGTCGTTGGGCCAAGTGAAGACAAGTTGAAAAAAGTTTGCACGATCCTTGAGGCCTCTCAGAATGACGATGGAGGATGGGGAGTGTACGTTGGCTCTCCATCAAGTGCCTCGGTTACATATTTCGTGCTGGATTCCTTAAGGATATGCAATCCTATGAGCGAGGCCGTTAAAAGAGGGCTTGAATACATGCGTGGAATTTACAAGAGAGATATGGAGGAGATTAAGTTCGATAAATATCTCAGGCAGTCTTATCTCTTCGCTTTATTGTCCCTCCTTGAGTATAGGAACCTAACGTACTCAGAGAGGGAAGAAGCAAAGTCCCTTATATTATCTTCATTCTGGGGCGATAAATTTGGCAAGCAACCATTAATTACTGCACTTGCAATTAAGGCATTAACGATGCTTGGAGTCCCTAAGACAGATAAGGTCATAGAAGAGAACCTAGATTGGCTAATGGAAATGAAGGAAAATGGTGGCTGGGGCTTTATATTTGAGACGGATTTGTCATCTTGGTACTTTGCTCCCATGTACCCTGAAACTACGGTAATCTTGTACTTGATAAAGGACCTTGTTCGGCCGAATGATGTTCAAGATGTCGTTGAGTACGTAAAGGATAATCCCCCGAGGCAGGCTTGGGAGTTGCTTAGTGCATACTTAACGCTCAAGGAAATGGGAATTAATCAGAGCATCGAAGTTGAAATACAGGAACCTGGGAAGAGCCCATTGTACGATTCTTTCCTCGTTAAATACTACACGGTTAATCCTGAAGTCCCGAGGGTTAACATATACACCGTTATCTCGAAGTTCAGGAACTCAAGCGTGAAGATAATATCCACGGATCCAGGCTTGTCCACTATAGTTGCGAAAGGTTTGGAGAATGTACTCTCTGCAAACACCTCGATTAGGCTAACGGAGCTCATAAGGATTCCGGAGTCTGGGGACTACATATTGATATATCCCGTGGGTAGGGTGGATGTTTCAAGGTACAACAGCGATGTGAAAATTTACATCAGAGCGGGGCATCTAACGCTTAATGGGGTGCCCTTGTCCGGCGATGGTACCCTCATAATAATTCCGGGAAGAAACAGGGACGGAGAGTTATTGTTCGTTCTTTATAGGGGAGAAGGGTACAAGGACATTGCCAACCTCATATTCAACAGCCCGATCCTTAAGTACCTCCATGGAAAGGCCGTAATTGCCTCTTGGGTGGACACGAACAAGGATGGGAAAGTTCAAGTAGAAGAGCTGAGTGTGAAGTTTCTCTGA
- a CDS encoding cell division protein FtsZ: MRAIIIGIGQCGTKIADIFSLVDFEALAINTSKGDLEYLKHIPQDRRVLIGESIVGGKGVNANPVLGREAMKRDLPMVMRKIRSLVGYEDVDIFFLTFGFGGGTGAGGTPVLAEALKEEYPDSLVVAIGALPLKEEGIRPTINAAITIDKLSKIVDSIIAIDNNKLKESGEDISQAYERINYAIVERIASLLALIDVPGEQTLDASDLKFVLRAMGSFATVGYAKADASKVKSLSRLIVRSFENEGLYLDVNIESALYGLVAIHGPPEALKANEIFEALNELTGRIRGKQIFRGFYPDPREREVEVVTLLSGIYDSKSIEDIVVTAKRYAQEFMKAKEEGEIKKRQLLSGLPDFDDIYPGEINDQS; this comes from the coding sequence GTGAGGGCTATAATAATAGGGATAGGCCAGTGCGGAACCAAGATTGCTGATATATTCTCCCTTGTAGATTTTGAGGCCTTAGCTATTAACACCTCTAAAGGAGACCTGGAGTACCTGAAGCACATACCCCAGGACAGGAGAGTCCTGATAGGTGAGAGCATAGTTGGAGGTAAGGGAGTTAACGCCAACCCAGTCCTGGGAAGGGAAGCCATGAAAAGGGATCTTCCGATGGTCATGAGGAAAATAAGGTCTTTGGTAGGTTACGAAGACGTTGATATCTTCTTCTTAACCTTCGGATTTGGGGGCGGAACGGGAGCTGGGGGTACTCCAGTTTTAGCGGAGGCCCTCAAGGAGGAGTATCCAGACTCCCTCGTAGTCGCTATAGGGGCCCTCCCCTTAAAGGAGGAGGGGATAAGGCCAACCATTAACGCCGCGATAACCATAGACAAGCTCTCCAAGATAGTTGATTCCATAATCGCCATAGACAATAACAAGCTCAAGGAGAGCGGAGAAGATATAAGCCAGGCCTATGAGAGGATAAATTACGCGATAGTTGAGAGGATAGCTTCTCTCTTGGCATTAATAGACGTTCCTGGGGAGCAGACCTTAGATGCAAGTGACCTAAAGTTCGTTTTAAGGGCCATGGGAAGCTTTGCCACCGTTGGCTACGCTAAGGCAGATGCATCCAAGGTGAAGAGCTTGTCAAGGCTTATAGTGAGATCGTTCGAGAACGAGGGTTTGTACCTCGACGTTAATATAGAGTCCGCCCTATACGGCCTAGTCGCTATCCACGGTCCCCCCGAGGCATTGAAGGCCAACGAGATATTTGAGGCACTGAACGAACTCACGGGGAGGATAAGGGGAAAGCAGATATTCAGGGGCTTCTACCCAGACCCCAGGGAGAGGGAAGTTGAGGTTGTGACCCTATTGAGCGGGATCTACGATAGCAAGAGCATAGAGGATATAGTCGTTACAGCAAAGAGGTACGCTCAAGAATTCATGAAGGCCAAGGAAGAAGGGGAGATCAAGAAAAGGCAACTTTTAAGCGGCCTACCAGATTTCGATGATATCTACCCGGGTGAGATCAATGATCAAAGTTAA
- a CDS encoding TPM domain-containing protein, producing the protein MRRGFIFTLDVLLAFILVSTIVVGVVTTQINTQSLYQTYMREQSMKSAGDVLTILRTVPLNQLVPGDVIKEWIQNGTLNTTLVSPDMSPLDILATYWAIQPLYPSVDYKRRAKTVINYVLQRLLPGYGYEFVVSNESFIRTSNPQAAEDISTSSMVLSGYSYNRTPRGYVARAYLTRATVIREDLYGWFRVLAGGGDNVLNITRVIHLPSDAQILEADGKFVTRQGERVTLYINGRRVSRRYDQININDLTGYLQGGDNVFSLVFDDGYDEIGSASGTTVYVKYKSNSLEVEDPGLIRIYNVISERTGIMYLLEMFVPGNITSINMKFKVRNVNIVRLYYGFGGNLYLLLEKYANPNGDAIVEFTDDEIRTKVNEVLCGGNDCYEEFKKNISRMVFDFVIGFDAYYEDGDWYYEGYDYNQWKREKERIIYGYPDSYVKIEYIPRTVRTMYSIPISIYFPYGDSRVSYPGQGLRVEYYLPPTAEPWYADWWVGYRFRDYSTIQNLYENNRRFYSGPLGRYAIRVAYTRLYDWMMQPGQNNVFEIKMTNGNSYVRNGETRGIIKYFIQGYAGYGDVFPYLLQGYPTYKGYNLTYYYYNGRTTEERTILVGDSPYKVISVEDLDPTKYAVDDAVLRLFNQLNYLNDLNPGDWKVPPYDGSQQNPIDVDLPAGVTIQMASMGNIPGLFTPITVTLRIWRES; encoded by the coding sequence ATGAGGAGGGGATTTATATTTACGCTTGACGTTCTCTTAGCTTTCATCCTAGTATCCACAATAGTTGTGGGAGTAGTTACAACTCAAATAAACACCCAATCACTGTATCAAACCTACATGAGAGAGCAGAGCATGAAGAGTGCGGGAGATGTGTTAACTATTTTGAGAACCGTTCCCCTTAATCAGTTGGTTCCAGGGGACGTTATTAAGGAGTGGATTCAGAATGGAACCCTTAATACAACCCTTGTATCTCCTGACATGTCTCCTTTAGACATTTTGGCTACTTACTGGGCCATACAGCCCCTATACCCTTCTGTTGACTACAAGAGAAGGGCAAAAACGGTAATTAACTATGTTCTCCAGCGCCTTCTCCCTGGCTATGGGTACGAGTTTGTAGTGAGCAATGAATCATTTATTAGAACTTCCAACCCTCAGGCGGCAGAGGACATTTCAACTTCTAGTATGGTTCTTAGCGGATATTCTTATAACAGAACTCCTAGAGGATACGTTGCTAGAGCATATCTTACGAGGGCTACTGTAATAAGAGAGGATTTATACGGATGGTTCAGAGTTCTTGCAGGCGGCGGGGATAATGTTCTCAACATAACCAGAGTGATTCACCTCCCCTCCGATGCTCAGATATTGGAGGCTGACGGGAAGTTCGTTACGAGGCAGGGAGAGAGGGTCACCCTATATATTAATGGAAGGCGTGTTAGTAGGAGATATGACCAGATAAATATCAACGATTTAACGGGATATTTGCAAGGAGGAGATAATGTATTTTCTTTAGTATTTGACGATGGATACGATGAAATAGGTTCGGCGAGTGGTACTACGGTGTATGTCAAGTACAAAAGTAACAGCTTGGAAGTTGAGGATCCTGGATTGATAAGGATCTATAATGTAATATCCGAAAGAACAGGAATAATGTATCTACTTGAAATGTTCGTTCCCGGGAATATAACTTCAATAAATATGAAGTTTAAGGTAAGAAATGTTAACATTGTGAGGCTGTATTATGGATTTGGAGGGAATTTGTACCTTCTCCTAGAAAAATATGCAAACCCCAACGGAGATGCTATTGTGGAGTTTACCGATGATGAGATTAGAACTAAGGTCAATGAAGTGTTATGTGGAGGTAATGACTGTTATGAAGAATTCAAGAAAAATATAAGCAGGATGGTGTTTGATTTCGTCATTGGCTTTGACGCATATTATGAAGATGGAGACTGGTACTATGAAGGATACGACTATAATCAGTGGAAAAGGGAAAAGGAAAGAATAATCTACGGTTACCCTGACTCTTATGTGAAAATAGAGTACATCCCAAGAACAGTGAGAACAATGTACAGCATCCCAATCTCTATATACTTCCCTTACGGTGACTCTAGGGTCTCATATCCAGGTCAGGGGCTGAGGGTCGAGTATTATTTACCTCCTACCGCTGAGCCATGGTATGCAGACTGGTGGGTGGGTTATAGATTCAGGGATTACTCCACAATCCAAAATCTATACGAAAACAATAGGAGATTCTATTCTGGGCCTCTCGGAAGGTATGCCATAAGGGTTGCTTACACTAGGCTTTACGACTGGATGATGCAACCAGGTCAGAACAACGTTTTTGAAATTAAAATGACAAATGGAAACTCTTATGTAAGAAACGGAGAAACTAGAGGGATAATTAAATACTTCATTCAAGGTTACGCTGGTTATGGCGATGTATTCCCTTACCTACTTCAGGGCTATCCCACATACAAGGGCTACAACCTCACCTACTACTATTACAACGGGAGAACAACAGAGGAGAGAACAATACTCGTAGGAGATTCACCTTACAAAGTTATTTCGGTTGAGGATTTAGATCCAACAAAGTATGCAGTTGATGATGCGGTTCTAAGGCTGTTCAACCAGCTTAACTATTTGAATGACCTAAATCCCGGAGACTGGAAAGTTCCACCGTACGATGGCTCTCAGCAGAATCCAATAGATGTTGACCTCCCAGCAGGGGTGACCATTCAAATGGCAAGCATGGGTAATATTCCGGGATTATTTACTCCAATAACTGTGACACTTAGGATATGGAGGGAGTCCTGA
- a CDS encoding DUF2341 domain-containing protein: MRKGFIINASILVLLIPIILLLATYEEVSSQVALSQSERTYSERVYQVISALQLEFKRALEISGKRAIIAVIDYVAVSGNFISPTYGVNNTIRDLILSGGSPSISGYDVERIMGNQTIEGWLKEVANQLRKQGLVFGMDEDEIISNTEILVAPLDSFRIVIKGRINRIVVKDVSGKVIYEGSIPEKGYVYSVVDLNGLEDPMFSAITGGRYQRVLRACKYAYPEIFTKPIKFLEGAGVSSYSPVVGRFSTAVSSDTIYIGESYPGDGALAYVLKEGDFSQTTSPIIVNTTLDGEIVDPTEVLTEGGMGVLVFGSSVTWCNYTYPYRVAFTIPSDYIGKLVLLEFNATQYPFRIIPHSGEFGALRIYGSDCAEASYWIEYWGNDKVLIWLRPTVTTYYIYYSKSADVPFLRGSITSVFGANYTVDVRVLAGEKISLFSTQSTQFFVRYNLSASWNNDFNGGIEIGFTGVGFSGVRVWEVSLDYPQTVTDVQVPIYLNSTIAGLIPHTVTPPKAKIKVYADSELTRELPFWIEYWDNSGALIWVKTDIPSTVYIAYSDSFPYTRGDGDSVFLFFDDFNESSINELEQKWVILGQIGGLDPTGNGTLTILGGNSVLALRTRNSLTINYQFAVRFRMRPNFEYNDDWDAGIGLEDYYVSNEGYRLLLFTDDIGDRQDFLAQHRAWWRYESSSSDERGDYSFHTYSVEMTNYYRRRRRYRGDFTFRDITASNRQENTGSWSFRYPLLYLYLVIDSESQSRGAIFDWIFIRRYIDLSSLSQSIIELGTPVTFQFVDNWTTEKLFILKDWNALASYSPGTWFISSPNRYEVRINTTLGLNFTYTHEPQASSETSQAYISGAVISPISVYLVVSNTLNNAGYFSWVIWGTSYIEYSPRLLEEETKPPENLAKVYDIEPFLLCINEQERVGNKEGEIGYFGVSWGMSFFERLEGSTENHEKYITLAKGMQEELGLAKNGLYYPIGLVSFMIPTDSMTYYFDEKLNRLFLTVLQKPPEEYVNSVDFCFLDHYFPGKLSINSPVCKQQTYRVYGISDSPDRKGVYFFIDNTTAMSLFGITGASELLQK, translated from the coding sequence ATGAGGAAGGGATTTATAATTAATGCCTCGATCCTCGTCCTCTTAATCCCCATAATCTTGCTTTTAGCTACTTATGAAGAGGTGTCATCTCAGGTAGCCCTCAGTCAAAGCGAGAGGACTTACTCTGAGAGAGTCTATCAGGTGATTTCTGCACTTCAGCTGGAATTTAAGAGAGCTTTGGAGATATCTGGAAAAAGGGCAATTATTGCTGTTATAGACTACGTTGCGGTATCTGGAAACTTCATATCTCCAACGTATGGTGTCAACAACACGATAAGGGATCTGATTTTATCAGGTGGCTCTCCCTCAATTTCTGGATACGATGTAGAAAGAATCATGGGGAATCAGACCATAGAGGGATGGCTGAAAGAGGTGGCAAATCAACTTAGGAAACAAGGCTTAGTTTTTGGAATGGATGAAGATGAAATAATAAGCAACACTGAGATTTTAGTTGCTCCTCTGGATTCATTTAGGATTGTGATTAAGGGAAGGATAAACAGGATAGTTGTTAAAGATGTCTCAGGTAAAGTAATCTATGAGGGCAGCATTCCCGAGAAGGGCTATGTATATTCGGTGGTTGACTTGAACGGACTTGAGGATCCAATGTTTTCCGCCATTACGGGAGGTAGATACCAAAGGGTTTTGAGGGCATGCAAGTACGCTTATCCAGAGATCTTCACCAAGCCGATAAAGTTTTTGGAGGGAGCAGGGGTTAGTAGCTATTCCCCAGTGGTTGGAAGGTTCTCGACGGCAGTTTCTTCGGACACAATATATATCGGTGAAAGTTACCCTGGGGATGGGGCCTTAGCTTACGTTCTTAAGGAGGGAGATTTCTCTCAAACAACATCTCCAATAATAGTGAACACAACTCTTGATGGAGAGATAGTTGATCCAACTGAAGTGCTCACGGAAGGTGGTATGGGTGTGCTTGTGTTTGGGAGCAGCGTGACTTGGTGTAATTACACCTATCCGTATAGAGTTGCTTTCACGATTCCCTCCGATTACATTGGAAAATTAGTCCTCTTAGAGTTTAACGCTACCCAGTATCCCTTTAGGATAATCCCACACTCTGGAGAATTTGGAGCATTAAGAATATATGGCTCTGACTGTGCAGAGGCCAGCTACTGGATAGAGTACTGGGGCAATGATAAAGTGCTTATCTGGCTAAGGCCAACGGTGACAACTTACTACATCTACTACTCAAAATCTGCAGATGTTCCCTTCTTGAGGGGTTCAATAACATCTGTCTTTGGAGCGAATTATACTGTTGATGTTAGGGTTTTGGCAGGGGAGAAAATATCTCTGTTCTCAACTCAGTCAACTCAGTTCTTTGTGAGGTATAATTTGTCGGCATCTTGGAACAATGACTTTAACGGAGGAATTGAGATAGGGTTTACAGGTGTAGGATTTTCAGGCGTTAGGGTTTGGGAAGTGTCTCTGGACTATCCTCAGACTGTTACCGATGTTCAAGTTCCCATATACCTAAACAGCACTATAGCCGGCCTAATTCCACACACCGTCACACCACCTAAAGCAAAGATAAAAGTCTACGCTGACAGTGAACTTACCAGAGAGCTCCCTTTCTGGATAGAATACTGGGACAATAGCGGGGCACTTATTTGGGTTAAGACCGATATACCTAGCACCGTCTACATAGCCTACTCCGACTCTTTCCCATATACTAGAGGAGATGGAGATTCAGTATTCTTGTTCTTTGATGACTTCAATGAGAGTTCAATTAATGAGCTAGAACAGAAGTGGGTAATATTAGGTCAAATAGGTGGCCTAGACCCAACTGGGAATGGGACTCTTACAATATTAGGAGGGAATAGTGTATTAGCTCTTCGCACAAGAAACTCTCTCACTATCAACTACCAGTTTGCCGTTAGATTTAGGATGAGACCTAACTTTGAGTATAATGATGACTGGGATGCTGGGATAGGGCTTGAGGATTATTATGTGAGCAATGAGGGCTATCGCCTCCTTCTGTTCACTGATGATATTGGGGATAGACAAGATTTCCTAGCCCAACATCGTGCATGGTGGCGGTATGAAAGTTCAAGCTCAGATGAAAGGGGGGATTACTCGTTCCATACATATTCTGTTGAGATGACCAATTACTACAGAAGGAGAAGGAGATATCGTGGAGATTTCACGTTCAGAGATATAACCGCTTCAAATAGACAAGAGAATACTGGTAGTTGGAGCTTTAGATATCCGCTCCTTTACTTATATCTCGTCATTGATAGTGAATCTCAATCAAGAGGGGCAATCTTTGATTGGATATTCATTAGAAGGTACATAGACCTAAGCTCACTCTCTCAAAGTATTATTGAGCTTGGAACCCCAGTAACGTTCCAGTTCGTAGACAACTGGACTACTGAGAAGCTCTTCATTCTGAAGGACTGGAATGCCTTAGCCAGCTACTCACCTGGCACTTGGTTCATATCAAGCCCCAATAGGTATGAGGTTAGAATTAACACAACACTAGGCCTAAACTTCACTTACACTCATGAACCTCAAGCCTCTTCCGAAACTTCCCAAGCTTACATTTCTGGAGCTGTAATATCGCCAATTTCAGTCTATCTGGTTGTCAGCAATACTCTCAATAATGCTGGATACTTCTCTTGGGTGATCTGGGGAACATCGTACATAGAGTATTCACCCCGGCTCTTAGAGGAAGAAACTAAGCCACCAGAGAATCTTGCGAAGGTTTATGACATTGAGCCTTTTCTGCTCTGCATAAACGAGCAGGAAAGGGTTGGCAATAAAGAGGGTGAAATAGGATACTTCGGCGTTTCATGGGGCATGTCCTTCTTTGAGAGGCTTGAGGGGAGCACGGAGAATCATGAGAAATACATCACCCTTGCAAAAGGAATGCAGGAAGAGCTTGGCCTTGCCAAAAATGGACTCTACTATCCGATAGGATTAGTGAGCTTCATGATACCAACAGATAGTATGACCTATTATTTTGATGAGAAACTCAATAGGCTATTTCTGACAGTTCTTCAAAAACCTCCAGAAGAATATGTCAATAGTGTTGACTTCTGCTTTCTTGATCACTATTTCCCAGGGAAGCTTTCCATTAATAGCCCAGTTTGTAAACAACAGACGTACAGGGTTTATGGAATTTCAGACTCTCCTGATAGGAAGGGAGTCTACTTCTTTATTGACAACACAACTGCCATGTCTCTATTTGGTATCACAGGTGCATCTGAATTGTTGCAGAAGTAG